The genomic interval CTATTGTCACAATGTGTATCAAGTTTTATTtcgagatatatatatatatatatattgggtATAACACGACTgcatatgttttatttttatcaaaacatatattttatgtacGCATCATATATTCATGTAAATTTCTATGGATTTCGATCGCTTAGACCCAACTTCAGTAAAACTAAAGGAGAGGCCATGATTGCAATAAACATGGGATGTCATATTGTAAATTCGTAGGCGATTTATCAAGCTCTAAACATGCTCTAACTACTGTAACTTAAGCATTCTTCGCTTGTTCAGTTGAACTAACAATATTATGATTGGCTTAATATATAACATATAAGCATAAGTTATTGACTAACTTATAAACTGTTGAAGTAAGATAAACTCGTAAATGCCATAGCAATTGTTTCATCAATGATTTTCCCAGTGCAACAACATTATTGATAgaactataaatatatattgtgCTTACTTTCTACAGCCATGACCCTTCTGCGTCGACCTTCTGCCCTGAGTGATATACTTCTTCTCAAACAACTTGGCACGTGCATTTTGTTCAACCTCATTCGTTATACTAAATGTATAGGAacatttaagtattttttccTTCACCTGGTTAGTATAGCACATGACCAACTGAATGGCCAAATCCTTTCTGGCCTCGTCTGAGTCGTACTGTACAATccatttaaaacaaaaagaaacaagcTTAAAAATTTAGTATGTGGAATATTACTAGTGATCAAGAAACTTCCTTTCCATCATGATTATACTTTTAGGcgatgtttgtttttttttctgaaatctgaatagacctgaattagtctgaattttGAATAGGTCTAAATGTCTGaatctaaataatatgtttgttttttcgtctgaatctcgaaaaataagtattaagttgtttgtttttttcaacttaaaaagctgaaaatatgtacttttacatttgtatccttattaaatttgaatgtcaaataaataatatattaaataccacaatattttaacatttataagtaaaactatattcaagtgaatacataattattttggaattttaatatataaaataccataaatttcaaattttatcatatataatataagaaagaaaaaatagggatatttttatgtggggtaaatatctataggtgagttttgggatagacatgaaaaataaattataaaacagggatattttttacattagcaagtaattgacttaattcagatttctccattaagtaaaaagccaaaaaaattagcttattttattaagtcaaaattatctaaaaagtctcattaagttataaaaacaaacacttctaattaacttaattaattaagttaagtcactttaagtcattaagttaaaaaacaaacgtcACCTTAGTCTTACTATCACTATCATGCAACTTAAACAGAAACATCTCGTTATGGACAAAAAGGACATATATAATGAATTGCATAtaacaatataattattaaaataagtcaTCATCAGGCTGAACTTGGCAACAAAACTTATATGCGTCCAGGTTTCGTTCTTTCCCAAGGTTTTGCATATACTATATGACAAACAGTCCACAATCATAATTATTAGGTTGTTTGTGCATTCTCTTACTGTGAACCACAGTAAAACTCTAAAACAAGAATTCACTTCGAAATAACATCTTTATGTCATCTTGCCATACTTCATCAAGTGCTCTCATCTGCCGCAAAACAAAAACCCAACAAAAGTCTAAATTAACAAGCactttttttgaattattaaatctAAGCATCGGCACAACAAAATCTGATATCATCattgtttttgcttcttcatAGAAAGATTTTTCCCTTGACGAACTTTGCAGTGGATCCCATATCTTAGTACATCTATAAGGAATGTTCACAACAATATACCAGTGCAACTCCTCGTGGTTTATTGTGGTATATATTTGGATCAAGcatcaatttcataatatCAACATATCGCATTTTTGTCGTAGTTATTGGTAgtagtaatttttttccataCCTGGTTACAGCGCAACAGGTCTTGCacattgttgagtgttagaaagtatatatttataaaggagaaaatcgtcattttacacttcaagtttcaCTAACATccctacttttatgtatttaagtctcttgtgatttaattatgtgtgttgtattataattaaatattttatgtattttaggggcatcatggtcatttcacaataaatgagagatcagacagcaaaacagacatataaaaagaaaaatggcatTATTCACATGTatgatactattcacatgtacgatacTGTTCaagacactgttcacatatacggaaCGATGACGtgacattgaccgatgatgtggcattgaccgatgagctttcacgatcctattggattaaaattcttatgtaatgttgatcgatgacgtggcagcatgttagtggaccaaaaatcgtgcgtacggtacatgcatatacaggGAATTATTTACAACCAAACTGAATCACTATTCAAGCCGCCTCACTGTTCATAgcgtcactattcaaaccgcgtggtcaaactgcatggtcaaaccgcgtactgttgaccgatgacgtggcacaatcttgagcgtccaaattgtttttaatccgatatttatgatttactcaatgtatctataaaaagggggctcccccctaatttggcatccctgaattcatttttgagttcaattttttataattccttctctatcttgtattttctacgtattttaacaAATTCCATTTTgtccctagttcaattatgagtagctaattttctttcaaatttggttgaaggtgaagtctcaacatgttccatggactttatttggtaaatttaatttctcttcccctctgatttttatggatattttgacttttcgtcgatagaaagtaataatcttgtttagATACCGCACTAGTTtaaccggctccctagtacaaggttattgctatttggcacgataagcctttagcaccatattgattagagtgtagTGCATGAAAAGTGGAAATttccctcatgatttaattggcattaataaggaatatttagctcatggtgcatgttggtacagatccagatacccaagtgcttcattttaatagttttctctttaatttattcccgccattttaattcaaattttaggataatctaagtcactttcatcacaaatccaaccacccacttaagaaaattaattctacacataattaaaattcacctcttcgtgggatcgacactcgtcatcactaatctattttataatagattcatgcacttgcgagttcaataaaatttgcacaacacatATACCACGCCCTCAAGCCATTCCACGTCCCAAGCCACGAAACATCACTTCCTTGAACCAGAACCTGTTGCTGAATCCAATCACAAGCATGTCACGAAACCTTACTATAATTAGTTGTATTCTTAcctaaattcaaataaatatgttatattaCAGAATGTTCTGTGTCATgttgtatttaattataaaaagcatAATGCAAAGATCATCTGATCTgcactttttaaaaagtaacaaATTCGATAAGTTGTCCAGTTTCATTTCGATTAACCTTCGATGCactcttttatttgttgtCAATCTCACTGTAATGTCTCATATTTTTCTAGTACAATACCAACTTAacaagttttaaattcattattgagcaaaatgaagaaaatactaACAATTTGTTCATGTGCCTACTACAATACCCATCacagtagggatggcaaaatcctccATGGGTTTGGGGCCCCATGAAGCCCCACCTCAAAtgggaaaaattttgaataatttttgggaAATGGGGTGGGGAGTGGGAGGAAAATAATCTCCAAATTCTTAATGGGGTGGGGTTTGGTTTTGTactccccaccccacccccaccccaatccccattatacataaatatgtttttaattcttatttaataatttttattttatcaattacaatgtcaattaataattttttttaatttttatgcaatataaacaagatatgaatgaaagaaaatcctataatatttttcaactctaaaaacattgttatattttcttttctcttttaatgtGCTAcgctctttaaatatttttcacttttaatatcattttaagatattgtttcaaacttttagatttttttaaaagaatttaaatactttataatatgatgatgattttattttaagtctctaatttttaacttactaaaataatgtatttatacatattataaaatagataCATGAGGAATAGGATGGAGATGGGGAAATCATTCCCCACATGGGTATTCTCCATCCCcaccccactaaatttattggggaatggggtggggaatggaGGCAAAATTTTCTAATGGAGTGGAGAATGGGGTAGGCCTCCCCACCCCCGCCCcgccccattgccatccctacatcACAGCAGTTAAATTACCAAGGTCCCAATAATTGAATATAACACATTGCTTTACGGACATATTCAATAGACATATAACAGATAAACAACAAgaacacaaaatttttatcactATCTCCACTCATATACTTAAATATCATTTCcttcttttaattcattgcATACGTTGTGCACatcataaaatgacattagGTGGAAATTACTAACTGCAAAATACGTTGGAAGGAACCACCTCCTTGGAATTTGTTGCCCATTTTCCTGTTCATTCTTTGCTAGCCTCTCAGCAACGACTGAAATTatctgaaaataaaagcacgaatttaattaaattgaaaattttattttctgacCTAAAGCCTAAAACCCCCAACAATTTTTCCAACACCATTTACTCACCGAACCATTTATCTATCTTTTTGGGCATAGTGACAACATCTCCTTTTGActcaatcaatttattttgttacgACAACATATTCATTATAAAACAGCCATAATTAGAAGTTGTTACACCAACATATAAccatggaaaaaaaattctcagtTTTTCAACAATGCTTAAAGGACGAACCATGCACCATACCTTTGATCTAGATCttcattcattatttattcaatcaaCTGAATATGAAGATCATACATAGGCCAACGCACAACGAATAGGCTAGCCTGAAACGACCTATGCATGTACATTCCATATCCCAATAATTCACTTGTCGATTTCCCAACCCAACAAGCATTCCAGCATAATACCTTAAAGGACTCTTTATCGAGGATGAAACCATTTTTGTATTATCCATTTTACCCTGTGTTGATTAGAAAAAACAGTAAACAATgtgctaaaaaaatttacctgaCAATAATTCCCACAAATTCTTTATTAGCTACACAAAATTACTTGTATCACAAAAGACAAGGTTAACAACCGTAAGACACAATAAAAAAGACTAGCAAACTAATCATTAATCATCACTCACATCCAACCTTCTAGAAACATGTTCAGGACCCGCACCAACCTCCCTCACTGTCTTACTTTTCTTTCCATTGCCATTGCCATGCCATATGATCCCTTCGATGATTTCATCGCTTGATCCATCCATTTCAATCGATTCATAATTCAGAGTTGTAATCTATCCAATCTCAACTGGACGGCTCCCCATGTCCTTTATTTGACAAATAATCTCAGCAGCCACCTGGTTTATATCAACAACATCGGCATGTAGCTCATGTGCCCATTGTCCAATCTGTTTGCCATTACCATAACTCTTTCTGCTCTCTATTTACCAATTGATAACTTTCCCCACCTTGATCAACTACTTTGCAACCTTTCATTACACTTCCACGCATAGCAACCTGAAGCAAggattatttagaaataatctTTCATCGGTAATGCCATGTTATACAAATATGCCATTAAATTCCTGTCTTTAATTACAATAAGACTATGATAATTATACAATGACATGCTTAAACCAATTCAACATCTTAATTTCtacgtttttttttcctttatgtGCTATCTTATAATCAAACAATTGTTACAGTTTAAACTCATACCACCctaatttacctttttttggTTAGTTAGCCTTTCTTCAGCCCTCCCCTACAAACATCAACCCTATAACTGTAATTACAaaccttttcaattttaaaaactttcaCCCCAAGGCCTTCCCACCCCAATTACCCATTAAAAATAAGTCCTTAGCTGACACAATTCGAAAGCAACATCAAAGAGAACACACTAATTCCCTGCggaatattttataaaagtattCAACAGTCTAATAAAATACgtgttttcctttttatattgAAAGGCAAACACATGAAATTACCAAAGCGTCTGGtcctaattattataataaaataacattctAACCAAAagtatgaaatattaaaaaaaaatacactaaGTTCTCTAATCTGGACAAACTAATAGCATTCTACaagaaatccaaaaatttgaaaacattctACAACTTGTGATCCAGGTCCaaatcatgtcaaattttCCATCAATCCTAAGAGCCAATTCcagcaaaatcaaatattcgCAATtgaaaacatttcaaatataGGTCCAAAATTAacgaattttcaaaattaacagCCTCTTATAGGTTTAAAGGTCACCATTATTCGTACGTCGGTAATGCCCTTAGGCAAATAGAACaagaaaaacatatattatacTCGAAATATGTAATTAACCACCTACATAAAAAGTTACATTTGCAGCATATATTCACAAATTCATTCTTGCATACCTTGTTTGTCCCAATGCCTCCTTGCTTATCCAACCACttcataaattttcttattttgtaagCATCCCACCTGACAACCGGACACATTGATGCATCTTTTCTACTTTTCCCATAAAAAACAGAATTTATGTACAATACCTAGATGACCTCAGAAAAATGGACACCCAATACAATTATATACATTAAAATCCTCATACACGTAATACAAATAATGCAAATCAATAAATGAATTCATAATATTATaccaaaacaataaataaccaactatttttaataatataccAAGTCCTAGAGGTTAATGATTAAATGATTTCAAATTAAGCACTTGTTTACCCATAAGGCCCTCGGATTGTAAATCACTTTTTCATCAAACATCCAACTTCTGCAAGAAATATCtatcaaacaaaataataataaaaaatttgtgtagATAGCATATTTACCTGAAGATAAAGCAAACAACCCCCAACATATGACAATTTCTCTTCCTTGTATCTTGTTATCCCATCCATTAGCCTACCAAAACAACAAGACGCTCAATTccttgattttattgttttcacatctgtcaatgaaaaaaaatattctgaaCTAGTATGGACTCCCCCTGGTGGACATAACACTGCATACAGTGCGAACAACATAAATGCTACTTtaaattcatcatcatcacaacTTGATCTACTTATGATTTCAACCAACTTCTTAATGTTTACACCCTTAGACATGACTTCAAACCTTTCTACATATCCAGAAACTTGATTTATGTCACCATCTAATTCCACATGCATTCCTCTATCAGAAATACCTATTATTTGTCCAAAACTCTATGCACTTAGCTCTAATTCCCGACCATTAACACATAATACCGACCTTGTCGTGTCAACCCTCTATAATAACCACTCACAAAGTTTTCATTTCGAACAACCACACTTCATCTCCAGTAATTGCCCAAATCCAATAGAGCACAAGGCTGCTCTTTGTTCTGCCCTCAGTTTCCCTATAACGGAAGCCAATCGCTCAGGCACACACCTCGATACAAACTTCGGTCTTTCTCCACTCAAACGAAATAATTTGTGCCTTCCAATTGTGTACTTGTGCCTTTTATCAATCGGCAAATTCTTGAATGCCATTCCAGTTTCCTTCCTAATCTGCAAagtagtaataaaataaactaaggTCTTATTATTCTTCGATCTTGTTTGTTATTCCCAATTTTCAAGTTCATCCACTAACCTCTTTAGTTATACATGcgttttcattattttcctttatcttCTGTACTGTTTCTTTACTGCagttgtcaaaaaaaaaaaattcatcgcATCAATTCCATACTTTATCACTCTTAAACCTCCACTTTGTGTATATCTAGGTTCATTTATTTTActctttcttattttccaTTATGATCATTCTTCCCTATCATCATCATGTGAACTAACATATAATAAAGAACATTAACTACATGACATATACCACTGAACTATCAAATATGTCTATCTTTCTTCAATCACCACattcaaaatatcaattaaatttccCAATTACGGTACAAACTTATAATTTGTTACCTATTCTCATATATCCATTAACCTAACAATTAAATAGAAATTCAAACACTGCAATCATAGcaattaataataacctcCAATGCATTGTTTAAAAGGAATACCAGAATCATACTTACAAGTACGAAATAAAACCGTAATTAtttctctcctttttcttATCGTCTGCACTGTTTTCAGCCTctgctttcttctcttcacGACAAAAGGCCCCTTGATGTAAATCTGGTTCACCTATTAATACATTGACGCAATTTTCACATAAATCTTCTTCCCTTTGCTCTGTCATTTCTTTCCATCTGCTTAACATTTTCCCTTTCCACATAAACAAACTAACCAATTTCCTACTTTCATCTTTTCATTCCTAACCCTTGATATGCGCCCTTCACTAAGCCTCGATTACAGTCGTAACCCATTCTCTTTAACTCGGGCTTTTATCAGGATTAATTCTGGGATttttccaaataatgatgTTCAAATAATAACGAGTCACCCATAACAATGAATGATGTGAGGGAAATTTTATGGTGAAGACAACTTCACAAGATGAGGCTTGaaattttagcattttcagtGACATTTGAGCGCCTCTAGCTTTGATTGTATggttctgtaatttttttagtttcccCAATTTGTGATCTGCAAAAATGAACTAGTAAATTGGTATTATCGTTTGGTGCTTCTATTGTTTTCCCTTCTTTCAAAACCTAATTACTGTACTTTTTTCCCTCTTGAATTTTTCGCATACCCGGAGTACCACTCATGACTCATCTTTTCcctatataattttcattgccGACTAACCCCTTAGCTGCATTATTCGACAACTGTTTTAGCAGGttgtccttttatttttaataatccATTTTCCACCAGTACCTGAACCtaattttgtgttaaatttcATCACATCCATTGGATctgaaaaatgatgaatccAATGATTCATTTTCTCGGAATGTTACTTGCAGCAAATGTAACTTAAGCGCGGCCTCATATTCAAAGATGCAACAGTACGAACAAagcaattatatataataataaaaaaatcaaatccctAATAGCTCCacaaatcatgaaaataaccGAGGATATCAAACAAAGAcaaatttgaatgatttgaaaatttgatatcAAAACggtttgaaaaacaaagacaaaGACAAACCGAGGATATAAAaacctttttccttttagcagatccaaaaagagaaaatgtgAACGATTTGAAGtgaatctttttcatttatgatatcatgtatttgttttgttagTTCAAACAATTGATCAAACTTAATTAGTCACACTGCCACTgaacaattatttgaaaatattagcCCTATTTGGTATTGAGGGCAGTTATAAAGTTACAatattaaagtgtttggtaaaaaaacTAACTATTAtgacttaaaaattaagttgatttgattcacccattatatgatgaaaaaaaaaacttataatatatttattatattttgcaaaattattatttaaattgttcGTTTACCATACGTTgttaacttttatttgaaattataatttttttcacaataactataacttaaaaattacaacatttTAATACCAAAAATACCTAGTATCTATGATATTATGAGTTAATGTAATGTGTCTAAATTATGTGGTACTTTGACGGTCAATGTATCTAATCTCTAAGTCCAACTCAGCAATGGCTGAGATTCAACTCCTCTCTTATGTTGAGGCTTacttgtctccccacatttggGGTTGAATCTATTTCCCTCCAATATTAAAGTGAGAGTAGATCTTCCTCCAGTACTAAATGGGTGTTAACCTTTGGATTGtgccataataaaattattaaagagagTTTCAACCGAtctttaattgtaaatatcaattaagatatgattgtaatatataaaaaaaaaacactcagCCCACGAGTGAGCTGTATGTGTTGGTGGGTTCTGAAATGTCTCGCGGAATTCTTGCAGTTATACTATTTGAAGGGatggatatttttaaaaatttaaatcttgaattttcttttttgtttttttgaaagaaaagaaagtcaCGTTCATTAACAGTTACAAGCACATGAGTGAGGCCCAAATTAATTTGGCATTAAGTTTTTAAGTGTGAATTTGAGAAAGAAAGTCCATCTGTCATTTAATTGCACCAGCATGTTTCACGAGCATCTAAGTGAGGCCGTAATAAATTTGGCATTAAGTTTTTTAAGTGTGAATTTGAGAAAGAAAGTCCATCTGTCATTTAATTGCACCAGCATGTTTCACGAAATTGAAAGTAACGTGTATATTTATGTACTGGAAAATGACTGccattcaatttaatttcaatttgtcCGTTCTAACGCATAGTGGACTGCACCAGCCCTGGGCTGGGCATTTCTCCGAAAAATTGTAAccattgattttcttaacttcaCATGGAAAATGGAACAAGAATAATTTTccaattataatatgaaatcACTTTATGCTGGGTATATAATGTTAcgaattttactttttctctGTTTTGGGATTACAATTCCTTATTCATCATTTGATTCGGTCCATTTAGACCtatcaaatttaataacttCTTGGATTTAACAATGATATTCCTTATTCGTCGTTCCTTTCAAAAGAAATggtcttaattaaaaaaaatacattttcttttatacgTATTTacgagatttttttttatttaatatctttttaaattgtattgatcaaatatatttattcacTGGGCTCAAGTGTAGAGGTAtcctttataaattttaataattaatttcgtgatatagatattaaaatatatgtagggttttttaattggaatacataaataaatcatgttaatgaataatttttcttttgaaataattatataaaagaatCTTCTTTTAAATCAACTAGATAATAAAGTTAGTTTTTAAAGCTCTCTCTTCAGCTTCCTCAACCGCGCATTCTGATCTCACCAGTTATCACTAGCAGGAAGAGAAaagggccaaaaaaaaaaaaatccttgcCAGAGAGAAAAATAGCATGGAGAAAGAACCTAACGAGTGGGGCCCGAAGGCGTGGGCCCATCTGTCGGCTGTGCGAGCCCAATCACCGTTGATACAGTGCATCACGAATTACGTCTCAATGGATTTGGTGGCGAATACCCTGCTATCCGCGGGTGCATCCCCGGCCATGCTTCACACCATCGAAGAAATCCCCGACTTCACACCACACGTCCGCGCTCTCTACGTCAACGTGGGCACGCTCTCCGCCAACTGGCTACCGTCTATGAAGGCCGCTGCGCAACTGGCGTCTCAGTTGGGTAAGCCTTGGGTTCTCGACCCCGTTGCCGCTGGAGCTTCCGGTTTCCGGTTAAACGCTTGCTTAGAGCTCGTCCAACTTAAGCCCACCGTCATTAGAGGCAACGCTTCCGAAATTATCGCGCTCTCTCGGGCCTCCGTGGGACCCACTaaggtaatttttatttttttttcaatttttttgctctctgaataactaataatttggCATTGTTTTgtatcatcaaattcaaatcgTCGGGCATGTTAGGAGTTATTTTGGCACATATtgttgattacaataatgtttaATAAGATAAGCATAGTGATCATGTGTGTTTACGGGCTTACGTGGCATTAAGGGATTGATTGGTTGGTGGTTGCAAGTGACACCCGATGCCAAAATGTGGCGcttatgttaaaattaaaaattttgttcctATGTATCATGGGAGACTCGCACTTACCATAACAACTagtatgtttattattattttttattattattaagggtGTAGATAGCTCCCATGAGTCGATGGACGCAATGGAGGCAGCAAGATGCTTAGCTGAAGCAAGTGGTGGCATAGTTGCTGTGTCTGGAGCGGTTGACATTGTAACAGATGGGAGGAGGGTTGTTGGTGCTCACAATGGGGTGCCCATGATGCAAAAAATTACAGCAACAGGATGCTCTGTCACTGCTCTGATTGCGGCTTTTGTTGCAGTTGATCCTCCGCACGCTTTTGAAGCCACAGCTTCAGCATTGTCTGTATATGGTATTGCTGGTGAGATGGGAATGAGTATGGCCAAAGGTCCTGCTTCATTGCGGATGCACATGATAGATTGTCTCCATGGGCTTGATCAAGCTGCTCTACTTTCCCGCACCAACATCACCGCCTTGTCATGATCCTTTGCCTGAGGACATATGTAAATGGTACGTTTCGTTGAGTTGTATTCATTTAGGATTAGAGAAAAATAGTTAGCTGCTGCCAACATGATTGAGACCTTGTTTCATTTCCTTGcaatttgttcttttctttttcaagtaATATAAAGCTTAAAGCCAGAATATTTGGGGAATGGACACATGATCAGTGTCCAGGACTccattttttcaataaaagtaaTCTATAGATCATAATTGTTAACCTCTGttgatttcaatttcttttcattttaaatgcTGGTGAACATTCTTCGATTAATAAAGTCTCCTCTTTCAGCA from Citrus sinensis cultivar Valencia sweet orange chromosome 9, DVS_A1.0, whole genome shotgun sequence carries:
- the LOC102618396 gene encoding hydroxyethylthiazole kinase, encoding MEKEPNEWGPKAWAHLSAVRAQSPLIQCITNYVSMDLVANTLLSAGASPAMLHTIEEIPDFTPHVRALYVNVGTLSANWLPSMKAAAQLASQLGKPWVLDPVAAGASGFRLNACLELVQLKPTVIRGNASEIIALSRASVGPTKGVDSSHESMDAMEAARCLAEASGGIVAVSGAVDIVTDGRRVVGAHNGVPMMQKITATGCSVTALIAAFVAVDPPHAFEATASALSVYGIAGEMGMSMAKGPASLRMHMIDCLHGLDQAALLSRTNITALS